In a single window of the Rhinoraja longicauda isolate Sanriku21f chromosome 10, sRhiLon1.1, whole genome shotgun sequence genome:
- the LOC144597721 gene encoding EEF1A lysine methyltransferase 3-like, with amino-acid sequence MSALPRVEPACDGAAKNEACDATIIFENKYEFCGYNLKIARFINANLGFSAYVWEAGIALCRYFEKQNANFTGKTVIELGSGTGIVGILTTLLGGEVTMTDKPNTLKQIENNVSINIPSACRHRINVQALTWGEDHTRFPTDYDFILGSDIVYSSISYPALVETLCHLAQQGATIYLSSELRKMNGSPSFHDDLLPRHFNCQIVDKVDDKNVIVYKMTKIGTYPRVAA; translated from the exons ATGTCGGCTCTCCCGCGGGTGGAGCCCGCTTGCGACGGAGCCGCGAAAAACGAGGCTTGTGATGCAACCATCATTTTCGAAAACAAATACGAGTTCTGCGGATACAATTTAAAGATCGCTCGTTTCATCAATGCTAACCTCGGCTTCTCGGCCTACGTCTGGGAAGCT GGAATCGCTCTTTGCCGGTACTTTGAGAAGCAGAACGCCAATTTTACTGGGAAAACGGTGATTGAACTGGGATCGGGCACTGGGATCGTGGGGATCTTAACAACTTTACTTG GTGGAGAAGTGACCATGACAGATAAACCTAACACCCTGAAGCAAATAGAAAACAACGTCTCCATCAACATCCCCTCTGCGTGCAGGCACCGGATAAATGTCCAGGCCCTGACATGGGGTGAAGACCACACCAGATTTCCCACCGATTATGACTTCATCTTGGGTTCTGATATTGTTTACAGCTCAATTAGCTACCCAGCGCTTGTGGAGACGTTGTGCCATCTCGCCCAGCAAGGAGCTACAATTTACCTCTCGTCCGAATTGCGAAAGATGAATGGTTCTCCTTCCTTCCACGACGACCTTCTACCTCGCCATTTTAATTGTCAGATAGTTGATAAGGTAGATGATAAAAATGTTATAGTGTATAAAATGACCAAAATTGGAACATATCCACGAGTGGCTGCTTAA
- the LOC144597589 gene encoding EEF1A lysine methyltransferase 3-like yields MSDTDDKRLDTTKSTYEFGAHTLTITLIKHPSLGVASFVWGPGITLCQYFHDVKMNFTGKKIIELGSGTGIVGILAVLLGGDVTLTDKPHVLQQIEQNIADNIPPHSRHRAKVGTLMWGTDQENYPADFDIVLGSDIIYSPTQVPGLVKTLTHLCGENTIIYLCSNFPARVGSEDFHKEALPKTFNSELIHSIKGNHIYKLTKKSPEDGD; encoded by the exons ATGAGCGACACCGATGACAAACGTCTCGATACAACGAAGAGCACATACGAATTTGGTGCACACACTTTAACGATTACATTGATTAAACACCCTTCTTTGGGCGTTGCTTCTTTTGTCTGGGGCCCT GGCATTACGCTTTGTCAGTACTTCCACGATGTGAAGATGAATTTTACTGGGAAGAAAATAATTGAACTGGGATCTGGCACAGGAATTGTGGGAATTTTGGCCGTATTGCTTG GCGGAGATGTCACTTTGACGGACAAACCACATGTTTTGCAGCAAATTGAACAGAACATTGCTGACAACATCCCGCCTCACTCAAGACATAGGGCAAAGGTCGGTACCCTGATGTGGGGCACTGACCAGGAAAACTACCCGGCAGACTTCGACATCGTTCTTGGTTCCGACATCATCTACAGCCCAACACAGGTTCCTGGTCTCGTGAAAACATTGACGCATCTCTGCGGCGAAAACACAATCATTTATTTGTGTTCTAACTTCCCCGCCAGGGTGGGATCAGAGGATTTCCACAAGGAGGCATTACCAAAGACGTTCAACAGCGAATTAATTCATTCAATCAAGGGAAATCACATTTACAAACTAACGAAAAAGTCTCCAGAAGATGGGGACTAG